Proteins co-encoded in one Streptomyces sp. NBC_00091 genomic window:
- a CDS encoding DUF742 domain-containing protein, with protein sequence MRPYTASGGRTRPAVALDLLSLMTATGVRPRVSLGAEHTLALRICAGAAAVTVAEVAGQLRLPAVVVKVLLSDLMEYGAVMAQAPRFPGGGSFAADDQSLLRAVLDGLRRRL encoded by the coding sequence ATGCGCCCGTACACGGCGAGCGGCGGCCGGACCCGTCCGGCCGTCGCGCTCGACCTGCTCTCCCTGATGACCGCGACCGGCGTCCGCCCGAGGGTGTCGCTCGGCGCCGAGCACACCCTCGCGCTGCGGATCTGCGCCGGCGCGGCGGCGGTGACGGTGGCCGAGGTGGCCGGGCAGCTGCGGCTCCCGGCCGTGGTGGTGAAGGTGCTGTTGTCCGATCTGATGGAGTACGGGGCCGTCATGGCGCAGGCGCCGCGGTTCCCGGGCGGCGGCTCGTTCGCCGCCGACGACCAGTCCCTGCTACGGGCGGTGCTCGATGGCCTACGTCGACGGCTGTGA
- a CDS encoding right-handed parallel beta-helix repeat-containing protein, protein MFWQRFRLSLVAPGTAVRGRVTWLTVLCVSSALSLALTPGAQAAKPKPVHVSCGETITTDTKLTNDLTNCPHSGIIIGADDITLDLNGHTIDGAGDGAGVENLGHDRISIKGGSVREFADGILIAEATDNRLRDLRVSDSGHVGINVLDSVDVRIETSSVVASRAAGISFERGSRAQVTKTKSSANGQSGIALVDSSRVRIAQSELFGNAAGAGVERSPHTRIERSSVFDNREDGVLLREGSDHSVVSQNSVTGNAFGIGLDIGTAHIRVTKNTLRNNTVVGVYLAASDDNVITQNSVIGNGDGAEGGIHLLAQPDDPTNTSDRNLISQNTLTGNDPDGILVEAGQRENVVERNRSSGNADDGIDVDSSATTITKNTANRNGDLGIEAVPGVTDGGGNKASGNGNLLQCTNVLCNER, encoded by the coding sequence ATGTTCTGGCAGCGTTTCCGATTGAGCCTTGTCGCGCCGGGTACCGCTGTGCGGGGTCGCGTGACGTGGCTGACCGTTCTGTGCGTCTCGTCGGCGCTCTCGTTGGCGCTCACTCCGGGCGCGCAGGCAGCAAAGCCAAAACCCGTTCATGTCAGCTGCGGCGAGACGATCACGACCGACACGAAGCTCACCAACGACCTGACCAACTGCCCACACAGCGGGATCATCATCGGAGCAGACGACATCACGCTCGATCTGAACGGCCACACGATCGACGGCGCGGGCGATGGGGCCGGGGTCGAGAACCTCGGCCACGACCGGATCTCGATCAAGGGCGGCTCTGTCCGGGAGTTCGCGGACGGTATCTTGATTGCGGAGGCAACCGACAACCGCCTGCGCGATCTCAGAGTGTCAGACAGCGGTCATGTAGGAATCAATGTGTTGGACTCCGTGGATGTACGGATCGAAACCAGCTCTGTCGTCGCCAGCCGTGCTGCCGGGATCAGCTTCGAGAGAGGCTCCCGGGCGCAGGTCACGAAGACCAAATCCTCCGCCAACGGCCAGAGTGGGATCGCCCTCGTAGATTCCTCCCGCGTCCGGATCGCGCAGAGCGAGCTGTTCGGCAACGCAGCGGGCGCAGGCGTCGAACGTTCCCCCCACACTCGGATCGAGCGGAGCTCGGTGTTCGACAACCGAGAGGATGGAGTCCTCCTTCGCGAGGGGTCCGACCATAGTGTGGTCAGCCAGAACTCGGTGACCGGCAACGCCTTTGGGATCGGCCTCGACATTGGGACCGCCCACATCCGCGTCACGAAGAACACGCTGCGGAACAACACAGTCGTCGGGGTGTACCTCGCCGCCAGCGACGACAACGTGATCACGCAGAACTCAGTCATCGGTAACGGCGACGGCGCGGAAGGAGGGATCCACCTCCTCGCGCAGCCCGACGATCCGACGAACACGTCCGATCGCAACCTGATCTCGCAGAACACGCTCACTGGGAACGACCCCGACGGGATCCTCGTGGAGGCCGGCCAGCGAGAAAACGTCGTCGAGAGGAACCGGTCGAGCGGGAACGCAGATGACGGCATCGACGTCGACAGTTCCGCGACGACCATTACCAAGAACACCGCGAACCGCAATGGTGACCTGGGTATCGAGGCCGTGCCGGGCGTCACCGACGGCGGCGGGAACAAGGCCAGCGGCAATGGCAACCTGCTGCAGTGCACGAACGTTCTCTGCAACGAGCGCTAG
- a CDS encoding group II intron maturase-specific domain-containing protein yields the protein MDREFPSVWFERYADDAVLHCVTERQAREVLAALTDRMVEVGLQLHPDKTRIVYCKDGHRRGAYEHTSFTFLGYTFRARKNRSRHGNLFLAFDPAVSKDALKKMGRELRSWHLHTRSELSFHELARRINPVVAGWLNYYSRFRPWELIPFVMRINAYLVRWIRQKYKRLAAQRKAIAKMQEIAQRYPRMFAQWRLTTGAVSV from the coding sequence ATGGACCGGGAGTTCCCGTCCGTCTGGTTCGAACGGTATGCGGATGACGCGGTGCTGCACTGCGTCACCGAGCGCCAGGCCCGCGAGGTGCTGGCCGCGCTCACGGACAGGATGGTCGAAGTCGGGTTGCAGCTGCACCCGGACAAGACCCGGATTGTCTACTGCAAGGACGGCCACCGACGTGGCGCTTACGAGCACACGTCGTTCACCTTCCTCGGGTACACGTTCCGAGCCAGGAAGAACCGGAGTCGGCACGGGAACCTGTTCCTGGCGTTCGACCCGGCGGTCAGCAAGGACGCCCTGAAAAAGATGGGGCGGGAGCTGCGGTCCTGGCACCTGCACACCCGCTCTGAACTGTCCTTCCACGAGCTCGCCCGCAGGATCAACCCTGTGGTGGCGGGCTGGCTCAACTACTACAGCCGCTTCAGGCCGTGGGAGCTGATCCCCTTCGTGATGCGCATCAACGCCTACCTGGTGCGCTGGATCCGCCAGAAGTACAAACGGCTCGCGGCCCAGCGGAAGGCCATCGCGAAGATGCAGGAGATCGCCCAGCGATACCCCCGCATGTTCGCGCAATGGCGCCTGACCACGGGTGCCGTATCAGTCTGA
- a CDS encoding transketolase family protein, producing MDVMDTMRERFISVTSRALDEDHRLALVLAEITMDGFRPAQQRHPDRVINVGIREQLLVGVGGGLALTGLRPVVHTFASFLVERAFEQVKLDFGHQDTGGVLVSSSASYDWPAGGFTHMAPGDVALLDTLDGWTVHVPGHPDEAEALLRHAYAAGDDRVYVRLSQQSNSAPRPPREDLRFQTVRKGSAGVVVAVGPLLDNVLDATEGLDVTVLYATTVRPFDDEALRAAAGRAAPDVVLVEPYLAGTSAAAAGQALMEVPHRVLPLGVGRAELRRYGTIDEHTAAHGLDPASLRQRITAFLR from the coding sequence ATGGACGTCATGGACACCATGCGGGAGCGGTTCATCTCGGTCACGTCGCGCGCGCTCGACGAGGACCACCGGCTGGCACTCGTGCTCGCCGAGATCACCATGGACGGGTTCCGGCCCGCCCAGCAACGGCATCCGGACCGGGTGATCAACGTCGGGATCCGGGAACAGCTGCTCGTCGGCGTGGGCGGCGGGCTGGCCCTCACGGGGCTGCGGCCCGTGGTGCACACCTTCGCCAGCTTCCTCGTCGAGCGCGCGTTCGAGCAGGTCAAGCTGGACTTCGGGCACCAGGACACCGGCGGGGTGCTGGTCAGTTCCAGCGCCAGCTACGACTGGCCGGCCGGCGGGTTCACCCACATGGCACCCGGAGACGTGGCGCTGCTCGACACCCTCGACGGCTGGACCGTCCACGTGCCCGGCCACCCCGACGAGGCCGAGGCGCTGCTGCGCCACGCCTACGCCGCCGGGGACGACCGGGTGTACGTCCGGCTCTCCCAGCAGTCCAACAGCGCGCCCCGCCCCCCGCGCGAGGACCTGCGCTTCCAGACCGTACGGAAGGGGAGCGCGGGTGTGGTGGTCGCCGTCGGCCCGCTGCTCGACAACGTCCTCGACGCGACCGAGGGCCTCGACGTCACCGTCCTGTACGCCACCACCGTGCGGCCCTTCGACGACGAGGCCCTGCGCGCCGCCGCGGGGCGGGCCGCCCCCGATGTGGTGCTGGTCGAGCCGTACCTCGCCGGCACCTCGGCGGCGGCCGCCGGGCAGGCCCTGATGGAGGTCCCGCACCGCGTGCTGCCGCTCGGCGTCGGGCGCGCCGAGCTCCGCCGCTACGGCACGATCGACGAGCACACCGCCGCCCACGGGCTGGACCCGGCCTCGCTGCGGCAGCGGATCACCGCCTTCCTGCGCTAG
- a CDS encoding roadblock/LC7 domain-containing protein translates to MAGELATKTGSLSDLDWLLSGLVQRVPYTRSAVLLTADGLVTCVHGLDSDSADHMAALASGLYSLGRSAGARFGDGAEVRQVVVELDTALVFVSAAGSGTCLAVLADREADAGVLGYEMAMLVKSVRPYLAAPPRRPVADAER, encoded by the coding sequence ATGGCCGGCGAACTGGCGACGAAGACAGGCAGCCTCTCCGATCTCGACTGGCTGCTCAGCGGCCTGGTCCAGCGGGTGCCGTACACGCGCAGCGCGGTACTGCTCACCGCCGACGGACTCGTCACTTGCGTACACGGCCTGGACTCCGACAGCGCCGACCACATGGCCGCCCTGGCCTCCGGCCTGTACTCCCTGGGACGCAGCGCCGGAGCCCGCTTCGGGGACGGGGCGGAGGTCCGGCAGGTGGTGGTGGAGCTCGACACGGCGCTCGTCTTCGTCTCCGCGGCCGGCTCCGGCACTTGCCTGGCGGTGCTCGCGGACCGGGAGGCCGACGCCGGCGTGCTCGGCTACGAGATGGCGATGCTGGTCAAGAGCGTACGGCCGTACCTGGCGGCCCCGCCGCGCCGGCCCGTCGCCGACGCGGAGCGATGA
- a CDS encoding ATP/GTP-binding protein, protein MAYVDGCEAPVLPATLKILVAGGFGAGKTTFVGAVSEIEPLCTEELLSGLSESADPLDGVEAKTATTVALDFGRITLDDRHVLYLFGTPGQERFWFLWEELCAGALGAVVLADTRRLADCFPAVDFFERRGIGFVVAVNEFEGGHRYTSREVREAVGLGPDVPVVRCDARLTGSGTGTLAALVHHLLSTAQQAQQAHSDPGEPP, encoded by the coding sequence ATGGCCTACGTCGACGGCTGTGAGGCCCCGGTCCTGCCCGCGACCCTGAAGATCCTGGTCGCGGGCGGGTTCGGGGCGGGGAAGACCACCTTCGTGGGCGCGGTCAGCGAGATCGAGCCGCTGTGCACGGAGGAACTGCTGAGCGGGCTGAGCGAGAGCGCCGACCCGCTCGACGGGGTGGAGGCGAAGACCGCGACGACGGTCGCGCTGGACTTCGGGCGGATCACCCTGGACGACCGGCACGTCCTGTACCTCTTCGGCACGCCCGGGCAGGAGCGCTTCTGGTTCCTGTGGGAGGAGCTGTGCGCGGGCGCGCTCGGGGCGGTGGTCCTCGCCGACACCCGGCGCCTGGCCGACTGCTTCCCCGCCGTGGACTTCTTCGAGCGGCGCGGGATCGGCTTCGTCGTCGCCGTCAACGAGTTCGAAGGCGGCCACCGCTACACGTCGCGGGAGGTCCGGGAGGCCGTGGGCCTGGGCCCGGACGTGCCCGTCGTACGGTGCGACGCGCGGCTGACGGGTTCCGGTACGGGAACCCTGGCGGCCCTCGTCCACCACCTGCTGTCCACGGCCCAGCAAGCCCAGCAAGCCCACTCGGATCCGGGGGAACCGCCATGA
- a CDS encoding transketolase, producing MTQVSADAGFRHEDLDRLIALMTGAEKHGPAATSTLDVLWVLYDRVLRVGPGSAGDPGRDRFLLSKGHGPMAYYAVLAAKGFFPVDWLPGFGTYDSPLGHHPDRTLIPGVEIGSGSLGHGLPLAVGSTLGLRAQGLDEAAVWVLIGDAELDEGSNHEAIAYAGSAGLEALHTVVIDNDSATHGWPGGIASRFEAAGWSAVTVDGRDHAALHAAFTTPHPGRPHAVVARVEKKF from the coding sequence ATGACACAGGTATCCGCGGACGCAGGCTTCCGCCACGAGGATCTGGACCGGCTGATCGCGCTCATGACCGGGGCCGAGAAGCACGGGCCCGCCGCCACCTCCACGCTGGACGTGCTCTGGGTGCTGTACGACCGGGTGCTGCGGGTCGGGCCCGGGAGTGCCGGGGACCCCGGGCGGGACCGGTTCCTGCTGTCCAAGGGGCACGGGCCGATGGCCTACTACGCCGTCCTCGCGGCCAAGGGGTTCTTCCCCGTCGACTGGCTGCCCGGCTTCGGTACGTACGACTCCCCGCTCGGCCACCACCCCGACCGCACCCTGATCCCCGGAGTGGAGATCGGCAGCGGCTCGCTCGGGCACGGGCTGCCGCTCGCCGTCGGCAGCACGCTCGGGCTGCGGGCGCAGGGGCTGGACGAGGCGGCAGTGTGGGTGCTGATCGGGGACGCGGAGCTGGACGAGGGCAGCAACCACGAGGCCATCGCCTACGCCGGCTCGGCCGGGCTGGAGGCGCTGCACACCGTGGTGATCGACAACGACTCCGCCACCCACGGCTGGCCCGGCGGGATCGCCTCCCGCTTCGAGGCGGCCGGCTGGAGCGCGGTCACCGTGGACGGCCGGGACCACGCGGCGCTGCACGCCGCCTTCACCACACCGCATCCGGGCCGGCCGCACGCCGTCGTCGCCCGCGTCGAGAAGAAGTTCTGA
- a CDS encoding putative quinol monooxygenase produces the protein MVLQVVRASIKPEQREHWLEVIRGNAARTRAEEGCEGYQVAEDLEAPNTFVIIEQWANLDAVYRHFRNEFEALMAALGDVFAAPPEAWIHDLASTLTLDEVLAKAGLTR, from the coding sequence ATGGTTCTCCAAGTTGTCAGAGCATCGATCAAGCCGGAGCAGCGTGAGCACTGGCTCGAGGTGATTCGCGGCAACGCGGCTCGGACCCGTGCTGAGGAAGGCTGCGAGGGCTACCAGGTCGCCGAAGATCTCGAAGCGCCGAATACCTTCGTGATCATCGAGCAGTGGGCCAACCTCGACGCCGTATACAGGCACTTCCGGAATGAATTCGAGGCCCTCATGGCCGCTTTGGGCGACGTCTTCGCAGCACCACCTGAGGCCTGGATCCATGACCTGGCCTCGACGCTGACTCTCGATGAAGTCCTTGCGAAAGCCGGACTGACCCGGTAG
- a CDS encoding GAF domain-containing protein — translation MTYYESTGHLLLTPVDREAPARTVRLREMDLGERVDAELDAFAHRVARTLEAPYAGVNFVGEERQFFAGLHHGPQAPASGYPARVLPRDHGYCPHVVVRRRALVLEDVRDFARFAGNAVVDESGVRSYLGAPLTDRRGIVLGTVCAVDVVPRRWGTQGLTTVKALAAELVELLHGREDRRG, via the coding sequence ATGACCTACTACGAATCGACCGGCCACCTGCTGCTCACCCCGGTGGACCGGGAGGCGCCCGCACGTACCGTCCGGCTCCGCGAGATGGACCTGGGCGAGCGGGTGGACGCGGAGCTCGACGCCTTCGCCCACCGGGTCGCCCGGACGCTGGAGGCCCCGTACGCGGGCGTCAACTTCGTCGGTGAGGAACGGCAGTTCTTCGCCGGCCTGCACCACGGCCCGCAGGCCCCGGCGAGCGGCTACCCGGCCCGGGTACTGCCCCGGGACCACGGCTACTGCCCGCACGTGGTGGTGCGGCGGCGGGCCCTGGTGCTGGAGGACGTACGGGACTTCGCGCGCTTCGCGGGCAACGCGGTCGTGGACGAGAGCGGGGTGCGCTCGTACCTCGGGGCGCCCCTCACCGACCGGCGGGGCATCGTACTGGGCACCGTGTGCGCGGTGGACGTGGTGCCGAGGCGGTGGGGGACGCAGGGTCTGACGACCGTCAAGGCCCTCGCCGCCGAGCTGGTGGAGCTGCTGCACGGCCGCGAGGACCGCCGCGGCTGA
- a CDS encoding site-specific integrase, with the protein MRTTGDRGRIYRRCGCRDTLRHQLGAHCPHLLTNGDHGTWTFAVDVPAPRHRRTTVRRGGFDSHDAAKGALRRFLEGEAGGFNADPNQSVADYLTAWLAAKALVLKPTTMARYRDYVHNDLVPVFGTLKLDELGHRHIAAFVTGELAAGRGQTTLYRCLATLSSALGDAFRQHRLPRNPASPPALHRPPSPERRIWTADEAVRFLHHCHQVDPDMADLFEFLIGTGLRKGEALGLHWNDVHLAERVLYVRCTLSAIDNNHLVITSPKTRSSRGWVAISPRVATALHHRSRATALSCGDPYDRFAGLVFCGSDGRPLRPQGVLDRLRKLSAEARVPRITVHDLRHLAATITITAGVPLTVVSKTLRHSTLSTTANIYSHLTQQAAREAVDTIDHALTEAEKAGRRTDRPAWLRPPRDHLQHLREALNRLRSPAPPGFHPTANQPRSGRATTLRPPGLRTRKRPSSRG; encoded by the coding sequence ATGCGTACCACCGGCGACCGCGGCCGCATCTACCGCAGGTGTGGCTGCCGCGACACACTGCGTCACCAGCTCGGAGCGCACTGCCCGCATCTGCTCACCAATGGTGACCACGGGACGTGGACCTTCGCCGTCGACGTCCCGGCACCGCGCCACCGACGGACGACCGTCCGCCGCGGCGGATTCGACAGCCACGACGCGGCCAAGGGGGCGCTGCGGAGGTTCCTGGAGGGCGAGGCCGGCGGGTTCAACGCCGACCCGAACCAGAGCGTCGCGGACTACCTGACCGCCTGGCTCGCCGCCAAGGCCCTCGTGCTCAAGCCGACCACCATGGCGCGATACCGGGACTACGTCCACAACGACCTCGTCCCCGTCTTCGGGACCCTGAAGCTGGACGAGCTCGGGCACCGTCACATCGCCGCGTTCGTCACCGGTGAGCTCGCCGCCGGCCGCGGCCAGACCACCCTCTACCGATGCCTGGCCACCCTCTCCAGCGCCCTCGGCGACGCCTTCCGCCAACACCGCCTCCCCCGCAACCCCGCCAGCCCCCCGGCGCTTCACCGTCCACCGTCGCCAGAGCGGCGCATCTGGACCGCCGACGAGGCCGTCCGCTTCCTCCACCACTGCCACCAGGTCGATCCCGACATGGCCGACCTCTTCGAGTTCCTCATCGGCACCGGCCTCCGCAAAGGAGAAGCGCTCGGTCTGCACTGGAATGACGTCCACCTGGCCGAGCGTGTCCTCTATGTACGTTGCACGCTCTCCGCCATCGACAACAACCACCTCGTCATCACCAGCCCGAAGACCCGATCGAGCCGTGGCTGGGTGGCCATCTCACCCCGCGTCGCCACCGCACTCCACCACCGGTCCCGGGCAACGGCCCTCTCCTGCGGCGATCCCTACGATCGGTTCGCCGGACTCGTCTTCTGCGGATCCGACGGCCGGCCACTCCGCCCTCAGGGCGTGCTCGACCGGCTCCGAAAGCTGTCCGCCGAGGCCAGGGTTCCCCGCATCACCGTTCACGACCTGCGGCACCTGGCCGCCACGATCACCATCACCGCCGGCGTCCCGCTCACCGTGGTCTCCAAGACCTTGCGGCACTCCACCCTCTCGACCACCGCGAACATCTACAGCCACCTCACCCAGCAGGCCGCCCGCGAAGCCGTCGACACCATCGACCATGCACTCACCGAAGCCGAAAAGGCCGGTCGCCGGACGGACCGGCCGGCGTGGCTGCGACCACCACGCGACCACCTCCAGCACCTCCGCGAAGCCCTCAACCGGCTCCGCTCCCCCGCCCCGCCCGGCTTCCACCCCACCGCCAACCAACCGCGAAGCGGGCGTGCGACCACACTGCGACCACCAGGACTCCGGACACGGAAAAGGCCGTCCTCTCGTGGATGA